Within Telopea speciosissima isolate NSW1024214 ecotype Mountain lineage chromosome 8, Tspe_v1, whole genome shotgun sequence, the genomic segment ATCCAGCTTGTTGACAGCCACCCATCCAGGAGAAAAGAAATTCCACTGGCCTTCAGAACAACGAGTCATCTGATGATGTTAGAAGATACACGTTTGTACAATTATTAGTTCAAATCACATACACACTATTGCTAAGTTCAGATTAGAATGATGATCAGCATCTCTAAACATTAATCTCCCTCATAGTGGTCAACTACTTGTTCGTCCAGCTCTTCAAACCTTGCCTACATAGTAGAGTAGAGTCAGCACCCCCATTTAAAGTCATCTACCTAGGCTTCTTGGTACAGAGACCTCTCAATAGCCATCTGATGTTTACGTTTCCTGGAGTTTTTATCATAAAATGGGGACACCCTAGAAAATGTATAGACCAGATGTTTAGGATCATTTAAATGGGTCATTTTTTGGCCTCAGAGATTTAGCTCAGAAGGCATTTAAAAACTTGAATAATCGAAGTCCAAACTCCAGAGCTGTTAACAGCCTGTAGGTGCTGATATTATGTTCCAAATTCCAGAGGTCAGAACCCTCTTGGCCCCTAGCTTGTGTAATGCCTGTCCTctctccacacacacacacacacaaacatgcACAAACCCCTTCAGGCCTACACCTACAATAAAAAGTTAGCCGTATTCTCTGTACTCTGTTTATGTGGCATTTCCTTAAAAACAAGTTTGGATTTTTTCTGCAAATTTTTGTCCGGCAGTCGTTCGAAGTCTTTGAGTGCCTGTGGAGGCATAACACGGTCGCCGActgtctcttctccttttagcTTCAGAACCAATGAAAGAGCTGCAAAAAGAAAGGAGGCAAGTCCTTATCGAGATTCTTTTTCAGTTTATTATTAACTATGTGGGTTATATTTACACAAGACAACCCATGTTTTGCTCTGCACTCTAACTTCCTGGTCCTTTGTTTTCCCACCCTCagaagctggagaataaattcAATGCAGAGGGGGCACTGAACGTACAGCTTCAAATGAAACCTAAGGTTGTCATTCTGTCCTTTACAAGCTTTATTTTAATCTGATAATGATTGACTTGAGATAATCAATAAATTTGCGAATGGAGTGAATGGGATACCTTCTAATGGTCTACTGGGAAATCTGGAAAGTTTTATGAGGACTAAGCTAAGTTGAACCATCATATACAGGTTACTATCCCAAATGTTttgtctttggttttttttttttaaatcatttggTGAGTTGACCAAATTTGCTCATCTAAGTTGATTATGCTTCAAAAGTTAAAATGaatgttttcttctttgaacATAGAAGCCTCCGACTGGTCTTCTTTTTTAATCCATACCCATGGGGCTACAATTCAATTTGGAACATCATGTCAACAGCTATCTTCATGTTATGCAGGAAAAGACTGAAAGTGAGCTTAACAAACTGCATCAAAGCCTCAGCTTCAAGGCAAAGCCAATGCCAGACTTTTATCGTGCAACAGGGTCAGGAAAGAATCAGATTAAAAAGGTACCTCAATATTGTGATGCTCCGAATACTCCTCATAAATAtgttaagagtttttttttatgatggcTACTCATTCAGAGTACCACAATAAGAGTACGAGGTCAGCTTCTTATGTTAAAATAATTCTCAGTTGTGCTCCCATTGTATCATGTTTCCTGTTTTGGTCTCTTCGTGCTAGTGCTTGTGTGTGAACCAGTAAGGAAAAATGGGGAGATGTGTGCGGGGCAGTCTCCAGTATCTCCTCTTTCAAAGCTTTAAAACCCCTATGATCTTCTCTAAAGTTCAGGTTTTTATTTTACGGTGGGCACTATTGTTAAAGTGCCATCTATAGGCCTATGCTCATTGTTTTTAATGGTGGTCCTTATGAATCATGTTTTGCAGACTCCACCGACACAACCTCGATCACCCAAGCTCGGGCGGAAGCATATTTCCAATGCAGTCCAGGATTCGAGCTCTCTGCCTCCTCGAAGGCCTGCAGTTAAGAATGACAGTTCTAAGAGAGTTATGGAGAAGAATAACCGAATCCCTACTCATTCTATCACTGTGCTACCCAGTATGGGTACTCATGAGAATTCTCCCCCGAATATCCCGCACTAAGTAGCAAAGAGGGGGATTGGTGAAATTACAGATTATATTGGCACAGTAGAATATTATTGGAAAACTGGTGTCTCCTGATGATGGACTTTTGAAAAATGAATCCAGTAAATAGTCAGGGGGACAGAATTTCTGTCGGAGATGTAAaattgtttccaaggttgatttcTGCATCAAGTAGAATTGAAATTTTGTACCTATTCTTCCTTTTATCTGTTTCTTAATGGATGTATTATACTTAGGTATTGTAGAACAGATCCAAGACAAGCCATGGTTTTCTGGGAAATTTTCTGGAAAGGGATCGGGAAGAATCATGTATTTGGAGTGTTACTATAAATAATCcaagttatcatttttcttgAGCATTCGGCTGACACTTCACCCACGACACCTAGTTGGCATTCACAAAGCCTACCTTTGGTTCCACTCTCATTTCTTGATTTTGTTGATTCTTGCTCTGCAAAATCAACTCGGGAGTCGAATTCTGTCTGCCAACCGGTgcttctatttctctcttccttatTCGTGTGTGCATGTGCATGTGTGAGTGTGTGGGCTTCACAATGTATGTCCTAAACACAAATTCATTTTGTTAAAGGCTTGGTATCAAATTTACTCACCAAAGTTGGCATTTACTCATCAACTTGTAAAGGGATTCTAATTGACTTACTCCTGTTAACTACTATAGTAATTCCTCTCGGAGAACAGGCTTTGCCTCAATTCAAAATATGAAAcatatctttaaaaaaaataaaacctttaCCTAGGATGGTGCGTGGGAATAGATTGTAGGGTGAAACTCCTTGCATAGACAAAGTAAGGTGAGGGTATCTGACTCCATGTATAGACAAGTAAGGTAAGGGTATCTGTCACTTATATATGCATGCAAAACCCAGACCAGGGCCTTGAGAATTCACTTGGGAATGAATCATCAGAGTTCTTCCCTCACCCATTGTGTTCAAACAACTGCAAATTCCTCCAGAAAATAAAAGGATGCAGTGAAATTGGAATCTCATATTGCTGCAGAAGTAGGAAGAAGCAATACGGAGATTCCATCTCATAGACATTGAAGAATTTGCAGGCAGGAATTAACACTGGTGCAGTATGTTTATATCTACAAAATACATTCACAAATTATGAACCTGATAAAGTAGATGATATCATCGTTTAACTCACAGTCAAAGCAGCATATCTGACATACCTAAATGCTTATCATCACAAGTACTCATTATACTGCTTCAATGTCCAAATATGATGGGAAGACAAGCTGACAACACAATTTTAGTCCCCAGTACAGACACTCCACTTACAAGATTGATTACCTGGAACAAGATCCTTCACTATTCATCTATAATGAGTAACAAGAAACGGACTCCAGTGGAAATAATCATGCTATAAATAGACTCTGGTCCATTACAGGATATTCCATTGACTCAGAGAGATAATCACAGCTAGACCGCAATCCATCAAAGAAATGGATCGGGAGGTTGGTACTGAATGCTGGATCATCATAGTCAAAAAACTCTATGTGGTTGAAGTCAACATTCTCGAGAGTACCATAGCCTTGAAGTGAAGAGAGGTCTAACTCCTTGTGTGAAGACAGATGAAATGATCCACTTCCTGAAACTATGTTTTGTTGGAGAGGTTCTGAACTACTTATGCAACTTGCATCGAAACTGTGATTTTTCAATTCCGATGAGCCACTTGGGGAGGGCGGCATGCTCCCAAAAGCTTGAGGATTCACAATATCAGCTTCTGATTGAAAAGAACCTGGGTCTACTGTGTGTCCTGTTGGAGATACATTTTTGACATGGTTGCTTCTGTATCCAGTATGCAAAGGCTCAATTTCAGTGGGACTGACTTTATCTCTATCCATAATAGCAGTCCTGTGATTAACAGATGAAGTAGGCTGTAGGTGATTGTGCTGTGGACCAGGCAATGCCGGATGAATGTAATTATCTATTATAAGAAATGTGTCCTGCTCTTGTTTGGGTTGTTGTTGCATGAATTGCATCCCTGGAATTTCACCACTCCAAGCGGGCTGAGGTTGGATAGTGGAATCAAATGATGCATAATCGGCATCTGACTCCAGTGATCCACAAGAACGAGTGAGGCTGAGGCAAGAACCATTATTTGTCTTCTGAGGAACATAAGTATCACTAGGGAAAGCTTTTTTGGGTTCTGTTGCGGGCAAGAAGGAAATTATACCCTTCAAATCACCGTCATGGGTTTCTGGGCCCACATCTTGTACATAAATTTCATTCCCACAGTATCCATAGTTGGCATTGGCAACACTCTTATGGTGCATTGAAACTGAGCTCTGAAGGCCAAAGCCTCCACGAGTATCTTTGGAACTCAAATCTGACTGCTTTGTCCCAGCAAAAGAAacttttggttcattttgctTTTGCAATCTACTCAAGTAGAGGCGGTATTTCTGCACACAGATTTTTctcaaaatcagaatttttaTGAGTGCACCTGGTGAATATTACACCTATAAGATTTtcattcaccccccccccccccttttttttttggtttggtgtcAGACAATCCTAGATATCTATACATAAATATGCTTATAATGATTGCAAACAGAGAAATTGAAGAATTCTTTGCAAGGGTCACAATAACAAAA encodes:
- the LOC122670990 gene encoding two-component response regulator ORR26 translates to MENGFASPRADAFPAGLRVLVVDDDLTWLKILEKMLKKCSYEVTTCGLAREALNMLRERKDRFDIVISDVNMPDMDGFKLLEHVGLEMDLPVIIMSVDGETSRVMKGVQHGACDYLLKPVRMKELRNIWQHVFRKKIHEVKEIESFEGYDDTRIMRNGSEEFSDGPLPSGGDMTSAKKRKDMDNKEHEDQELNDPSAVKKARVVWSVDLHQKFVNAVNQIGFDKVGPKKILDLMNVPWLTRENVASHLQKYRLYLSRLQKQNEPKVSFAGTKQSDLSSKDTRGGFGLQSSVSMHHKSVANANYGYCGNEIYVQDVGPETHDGDLKGIISFLPATEPKKAFPSDTYVPQKTNNGSCLSLTRSCGSLESDADYASFDSTIQPQPAWSGEIPGMQFMQQQPKQEQDTFLIIDNYIHPALPGPQHNHLQPTSSVNHRTAIMDRDKVSPTEIEPLHTGYRSNHVKNVSPTGHTVDPGSFQSEADIVNPQAFGSMPPSPSGSSELKNHSFDASCISSSEPLQQNIVSGSGSFHLSSHKELDLSSLQGYGTLENVDFNHIEFFDYDDPAFSTNLPIHFFDGLRSSCDYLSESMEYPVMDQSLFIA